Proteins encoded within one genomic window of Eleutherodactylus coqui strain aEleCoq1 chromosome 1, aEleCoq1.hap1, whole genome shotgun sequence:
- the CS gene encoding citrate synthase, mitochondrial, with protein MSLITAGRLCARMLGAKNSPCVLVAARHASSSTNLKDVLSDLIPKEQARIKNFRQQHGKTVIGQITVDMMYGGMRGMKGLVYETSVLDADEGIRFRGYSIPECQKLLPKAQGGAEPLPEGLFWLLVTGEVPSQEQVNWLSKEWAKRAALPSHVVTMLDNFPTNLHPMSQLSAAITALNSESNFARAYAEGVSKAKYWELVYEDSMDLIAKLPCIAAKIYRNLYREGSSIGAIDSNLDWSYNFTNMLGYTDPQFTELMRLYLTIHSDHEGGNVSAHTSHLVGSALSDPYLSFAAAMNGLAGPLHGLANQEVLVWLTNLQKDLGGEVSDEQLRDFIWNTLNSGRVVPGYGHAVLRKTDPRYTCQREFALKHLPNDPMFKLVAQLYKIVPNVLLEQGKAQNPWPNVDAHSGVLLQYYGMKEMNYYTVLFGVSRALGVLSQLIWSRALGFPLERPKSMSTDGLIKLVGVKSG; from the exons AACTCTCCTTGTGTCTTGGTTGCCGCTCGCCATGCCAGCTCCTCCACG aaCCTAAAAGATGTTTTGTCAGACCTCATTCCCAAAGAGCAAGCAAGAATCAAGAACTTTAGACAGCAGCACGGGAAGACTGTTATTGGCCAAATCACTGTTGATATG ATGTATGGCGGTATGAGAGGCATGAAGGGATTAGTCTACGAAACATCTGTGCTTGATGCTGATGAG GGTATCCGCTTCCGTGGTTACAGCATCCCCGAATGCCAGAAACTGCTGCCCAAGGCACAAGGAGGTGCGGAGCCACTACCTGAGGGACTCTTCTGGCTCTTGGTCACAGGGGAGGTGCCCTCACAAGAACAG GTTAATTGGCTCTCTAAAGAATGGGCAAAGCGAGCAGCTCTTCCGTCCCACGTTGTAACTATGCTGGACAACTTTCCCACCAATCTGCACCCCATGTCTCAGTTAAGCGCTGCAATCACAGCCCTAAACAGCGAGAGCAACTTTGCCCGGGCTTATGCTGAAGGTGTTAGCAAGGCGAAGTACTGGGAG TTGGTCTATGAAGACTCAATGGATCTGATTGCAAAACTCCCCTGCATTGCAGCAAAGATCTACCGTAACCTTTATCGTGAGGGAAGTAGTATTGGAGCCATAGATTCCAACCTGGACTGGTCCTATAATTTCACCAACATGCTGGGATACACGGACCCCCAGTTCACAGAGCTCATGAGACTCTATCTTACCATCCACAG TGACCATGAAGGAGGGAATGTAAGTGCGCACACCAgtcatctggttggcagtgcCCTGTCCGATCCTTACCTCTCTTTTGCTGCTGCTATGAATGGACTTGCTGGTCCTCTCCATGGATTGGCCAATCAG GAGGTGCTGGTCTGGTTAACAAATCTACAGAAGGACCTGGGTGGGGAAGTATCAGATGAGCAGCTCCGAGACTTCATCTGGAACACGCTGAACTCCGGCAGG GTGGTACCTGGGTACGGGCATGCTGTGCTCAGGAAGACGGATCCTCGCTACACCTGTCAGAGGGAATTTGCCCTCAAACATCTTCCCAATGATCCCATGTTCAAGCTAGTGGCTCAGCTCTACAAGATTGTACCCAATGTGTTATTGGAGCAAGGAAAAGCCCAGAACCCCTGGCCCAATGTAGATGCTCACAGCGGCGTCCTCCTACAG TATTATGGTATGAAGGAGATGAATTACTATACAGTCCTCTTCGGTGTGTCTAGAGCATTGGGAGTCCTATCTCAGCTGATCTGGAGCCGTGCACTTGGGTTTCCTCTGGAGAGGCCTAAATCCATGAGTACAGATGGCCTCATAAAACTGGTCGGAGTAAAATCTGGTTAA